One window from the genome of Entelurus aequoreus isolate RoL-2023_Sb linkage group LG04, RoL_Eaeq_v1.1, whole genome shotgun sequence encodes:
- the LOC133649010 gene encoding uncharacterized protein LOC133649010, which translates to MSRQKEDPLATPEKESPCEESKPIMPRRKPTSWVKHLVDVKRFSSLTKLIRVVAWTRRAAEQWLKRRSNPGQPKWEATPKQAGLAGTELEGAREDVFLAAQEGRIQIFNEDETAVPVLPFEAWVSTLLAQESHDANHEGVAGTLLRMRKTAWIIKGRRIAKKVVDSCIVCRKNRAKKCQQIMADLPPERTTPAAPFEFTTMDLFGPYEVKDEVKKRTRLKVWGIVFSCMASRAIHTELVSDQSSQGFLLAYQRFTSLRGHPRKLWSDPGTNFVGAKPALEQLYTFLDRLDKSQVEDMAANHGTEWSWKIHPADSPHRNGAAEAAVRVVKRALTNVGGDGVFTWGEFQTFLYMAANLANERPIDARTQSREDCVEYITPNSLLLGRANPKGDPGDFQFDRYPYKRLQVIQAEVTKFWKKWSQLAGPNLFIRNKWHTKERNVSVGDVVWLADQNALRGQYKLARVVRANTDSKGIIRDVLVRTFPSYPVPIKKTSDKEKPTTKTKRLRHQIPATILHRDVRRLIILIPIEEQRKEGPV; encoded by the exons ATGAGTCGGCAAAAAGAAGACCCACTGGCCACTCCGGAAAAGGAAAGTCCCTGTGAAGAATCGAAACCTATTATGCCAAGAAGAAAACCCACTAGCTGGGTGAAACATCTTGTGGATGTAAAAAGGTTCAGTAGCCTGACAAAACTGATCAGAGTTGTTGCCTGGACACGACGAGCTGCCGAGCAGTGGCTGAAGAGGAGGTCGAACCCAGGACAACCAAAGTGGGAGGCAACACCCAAGCAGGCTGGATTGGCTGGCACTGAACTAGAAGGTGCACGTGAAGACGTCTTCCTCGCAGCTCAAGAAG GGAGGATCCAGATATTTAACGAAGATGAGACAGCCGTGCCAGTCTTGCCATTTGAAGCATGGGTGTCAACATTGCTGGCACAAGAATCCCATGACGCTAACCACGAGGGGGTAGCAGGAACCCTTCTACGGATGAGGAAGACAGCGTGGATAATAAAGGGCCGGAGAATTGCCAAGAAAGTAGTTGACAGCTGCATAGTTTGCAGAAAGAACAGAGCAAAGAAGTGTCaacaaatcatggcagacttacctCCAGAGCGAACCACCCCAGCTGCTCCTTTTGAATTCACAACCATGGACCTATTCGGCCCTTATGAAGTGAAGGATGAagtcaagaaaagaaccagactgAAAGTGTGGGGAATCGTCTTCAGTTGCATGGCCTCCCGTGCCATACACACTGAACTAGTGAGTGACCAGTCATCCCAAGGCTTCCTCCTCGCCTATCAGAGGTTCACGTCACTCAGAGGACATCCCAGGAAGCTCTGGTCAGACCCCGGCACAAATTTTGTGGGCGCCAAACCTGCTCTGGAACAGCTGTACACATTCCTTGACCGACTGGACAAGTCTCAAGTCGAAGACATGGCTGCCAACCATGGAACAGAATGGTCCTGGAAGATCCACCCTGCGGATTCTCCCCACAGAAATGGTGCTGCAGAAGCGGCTGTCAGAGTGGTCAAACGGGCCCTGACCAATGTCGGCGGAGATGGTGTCTTCACCTGGGGTGAATTTCAAACCTTCCTCTACATGGCTGCCAACCTTGCAAATGAGCGACCAATCGATGCAAGAACTCAAAGCAGGGAAGACTGTGTGGAATACATCACCCCGAACTCTCTGCTCCTAGGGCGTGCCAACCCTAAGGGAGATCCTGGAGACTTCCAGTTTGATCGCTATCCTTATAAAAGACTGCAAGTAATTCAAGCTGAAGTCACCAAATTCTGGAAGAAATGGAGCCAACTAGCTGGACCCAACCTCTTCATAAGAAACAAATGGCACACCAAAGAGCGAAATGTTTCTGTCGGAGATGTGGTCTGGTTGGCTGACCAAAATGCCCTGAGAGGACAGTACAAGCTGGCCAGAGTAGTCAGAGCCAATACGGACAGCAAAGGCATCATAAGAGACGTGCTTGTGAGGACCTTTCCCAGCTATCCTGTCCCCATCAAGAAGACAAGCGACAAAGAAAAACCGACCACGAAAACCAAGAGGCTCAGACATCAAATCCCAGCAACAATCCTGCATAGGGATGTCAGACGCCTCATCATTCTAATTCCCATTGAAGAACAAAGGAAAGAAGGACCTGTGTGA